The following are from one region of the Paenalkalicoccus suaedae genome:
- a CDS encoding PucR family transcriptional regulator: MTVAAEILQAPIFEHAKVRAGTSFLAQNYIEWISVMELPVENFVRENEFVLTTGIGCHGDYVLLEQFVRDVIDSGASMLGIATGRFIFTIPDSILTLANEHEFIIVEIPWEVRFGDAIQAVLHVINHQKRSEREESERIRRQFINIVLQTTDVQAICELLHDHTSLSPIIIDNKETVRAHIKSNPPVLSVNDLPLAESESPISDHPLYPYIESYNYQDTVYSTIQIEASHRKLGYIWFPHPSSTLSWFHLTILEHALTACALFFVQEDAVETAEIRLKDTFLLELARGIVTEDSTLSSKAQKLGYDLNLTYLCIVGDIHLRKKVGDFPSFKQDSPTTSSLQNVNYYIQREVANAAQFLSKRVMVTFDEGEVIIYLETDHHLLAESANQFLDTVDRRLNELLTEVGLNWGIAAKRDSFKQSYVEAKAALDIGLRSSVERTFYKDTRIKRLLLTMLDKPEVFDVMEDTIQPLLDYDAKRQTDLVHTFMMYNKHNGNVSQTARELHLHRQSLLYRLRNIESLTQLSLVDADDVFLLELCIRLSMLKNGVDHD; encoded by the coding sequence ATGACAGTCGCAGCTGAAATTTTACAAGCGCCTATTTTTGAACATGCCAAAGTCCGAGCGGGGACGTCTTTTTTAGCGCAAAATTACATCGAATGGATATCAGTGATGGAGCTTCCAGTCGAGAATTTTGTTCGTGAGAATGAATTTGTGTTGACGACAGGCATCGGTTGTCACGGCGACTACGTCCTGTTGGAGCAATTCGTGAGGGACGTAATCGACTCAGGAGCTTCTATGTTAGGGATCGCAACCGGCAGATTTATCTTCACGATCCCAGACTCGATTTTAACTTTAGCTAATGAGCATGAGTTTATTATTGTAGAGATTCCTTGGGAAGTACGATTTGGTGATGCGATTCAAGCGGTGCTCCACGTTATTAATCATCAAAAGCGAAGTGAGCGGGAGGAAAGTGAGCGAATTCGAAGACAGTTTATCAATATCGTTTTACAAACAACCGATGTACAGGCAATATGCGAGCTCCTTCATGATCACACGTCTTTGTCACCTATTATTATAGATAATAAGGAAACTGTTCGAGCGCATATTAAGTCCAATCCACCCGTTTTATCGGTAAACGATTTACCACTCGCAGAGTCGGAATCTCCTATTTCTGATCATCCTTTATATCCTTATATTGAGAGCTATAACTACCAGGATACGGTTTATAGCACGATTCAAATTGAGGCCAGCCACCGTAAGCTAGGCTATATTTGGTTTCCGCACCCTTCTAGTACGCTATCCTGGTTTCACTTGACGATTTTAGAGCATGCACTCACAGCCTGTGCGCTATTTTTTGTCCAAGAGGATGCTGTTGAGACGGCCGAGATACGTCTTAAAGATACCTTTTTACTGGAGCTTGCGCGTGGCATAGTCACCGAGGACAGTACACTCAGTTCGAAGGCTCAAAAACTTGGCTATGACCTCAATCTCACCTATTTATGTATCGTCGGAGATATTCATTTAAGAAAAAAGGTAGGAGACTTCCCGTCCTTTAAGCAGGATAGTCCTACTACTTCGTCTCTCCAAAATGTGAACTATTACATTCAGCGTGAGGTAGCAAATGCGGCTCAGTTTCTGTCAAAGCGAGTGATGGTTACGTTTGATGAAGGGGAAGTGATTATTTATTTGGAGACGGATCATCATTTATTAGCAGAGTCGGCGAATCAATTTTTGGATACGGTTGATCGGCGCCTTAACGAGCTACTCACGGAGGTGGGACTGAATTGGGGAATTGCGGCAAAGCGTGATAGCTTTAAACAAAGCTATGTAGAGGCGAAAGCTGCGCTTGATATTGGTCTGCGCTCGAGTGTGGAGCGCACGTTTTATAAGGACACTCGGATTAAGCGTCTTCTTCTTACGATGCTTGATAAGCCGGAAGTTTTTGATGTGATGGAGGATACGATTCAACCCTTGTTAGACTATGACGCTAAACGACAGACGGATTTAGTGCATACATTTATGATGTATAACAAGCATAATGGCAACGTGAGCCAAACCGCACGCGAGCTTCATTTGCATCGGCAATCTTTGCTATATCGCTTGCGCAACATTGAATCCTTAACGCAGCTCTCCTTAGTTGATGCGGATGATGTTTTTTTACTAGAGCTATGTATTCGGCTTTCTATGCTAAAGAACGGCGTTGATCATGACTAA
- a CDS encoding sodium-dependent transporter — MSSQHAPREQWASKLGFMLAALGSAVGLGNIWRFSYVAGESGGGAFLLVYLLCIVAIGIPIVLAEFAIGRRSQSDVVGSFQSLAPGKPWVLAGYLGVASAFIILSFYGVVAGWSLHYFIQYFAGGPSLEGGMSYGDYFGAFTSNMVQPLFWQFAFMALTVGIVFVGVKKGIELSNKILMPLLAILVIVLAGYSLTLGGASEAISFLFSPDWSALGEPAVWFSALSQAFFSLSLGMGALITYGSYLNQKEKLPGAAVGVSIMDSGFAIIAGLMIFPAVFAFGIAPDSGPGLVFITLPEIFNNLSLGTLFGLLFFFLLTAAAISSGVSLLEVAVAFFMRQMNWTRQKAALIIGTIIFLIGLPSSFSFGAWSDVTVLGDRSIFDSMDFLASYIFLPVGGFIIALFVGWGWKKADALAAGDLQGSAIGIVWIWILRIAAPIAILLVFLYSTGLLNLITGE; from the coding sequence ATGAGTTCACAACATGCTCCTCGTGAGCAATGGGCTTCTAAGCTCGGCTTTATGTTAGCCGCTCTTGGATCAGCCGTTGGTTTAGGAAATATTTGGCGTTTTTCATATGTTGCCGGTGAAAGTGGTGGTGGAGCCTTTCTTCTCGTCTATTTATTATGTATCGTAGCAATTGGTATACCGATTGTGTTAGCAGAATTTGCGATCGGGCGTCGTTCACAGAGCGATGTCGTAGGATCCTTCCAATCTCTAGCACCAGGGAAGCCTTGGGTATTGGCCGGTTATTTAGGTGTTGCTTCAGCATTTATCATTCTTTCTTTCTACGGGGTCGTTGCCGGTTGGTCCCTCCATTACTTTATTCAGTACTTTGCAGGTGGTCCTTCTCTTGAAGGTGGAATGTCTTATGGTGATTACTTCGGTGCCTTCACATCTAACATGGTCCAACCACTATTTTGGCAGTTTGCATTTATGGCATTAACGGTTGGAATTGTTTTTGTAGGTGTTAAAAAAGGAATCGAGCTTAGTAACAAAATCTTGATGCCACTTTTAGCTATTTTAGTAATCGTACTTGCGGGCTACAGCTTGACTTTAGGTGGAGCATCCGAAGCGATCAGCTTCCTGTTTTCACCTGACTGGAGCGCTCTAGGTGAGCCTGCTGTCTGGTTCTCCGCTCTATCTCAAGCCTTCTTCTCTCTAAGCTTAGGTATGGGGGCTCTTATTACGTACGGAAGCTATTTAAATCAAAAAGAAAAACTACCTGGGGCTGCTGTTGGCGTCTCCATCATGGACTCTGGCTTTGCCATTATCGCAGGTTTAATGATTTTCCCTGCAGTATTCGCATTTGGTATCGCTCCGGACTCTGGTCCTGGACTCGTGTTCATTACTCTACCTGAAATTTTTAATAATCTATCCTTAGGTACTTTATTTGGACTACTATTCTTCTTCCTACTAACTGCTGCAGCCATTTCTTCTGGTGTATCGCTGTTAGAGGTTGCTGTCGCATTCTTCATGCGTCAAATGAATTGGACACGCCAAAAAGCTGCACTAATCATTGGTACGATCATCTTCCTTATCGGATTACCGTCGTCCTTTAGCTTCGGTGCTTGGTCAGATGTTACCGTTCTAGGCGATCGAAGCATCTTCGATTCCATGGACTTCTTAGCATCCTACATCTTCCTTCCTGTCGGCGGATTCATCATCGCCCTCTTTGTCGGTTGGGGATGGAAAAAAGCCGATGCCCTTGCTGCAGGAGATCTACAAGGATCTGCTATCGGGATCGTTTGGATTTGGATTTTACGAATTGCAGCTCCAATAGCTATCCTACTTGTATTCCTTTATTCAACAGGTTTATTAAACCTTATTACTGGAGAATAG
- a CDS encoding fumarylacetoacetate hydrolase family protein — protein MNIICVGLNYALHAKEMKSAAPSKPVLFSKPSHALVEQPEEIVLPKGRGRVDYEAELVLKLKDTYETGADLADCVEAFTLGLDLTLRDEQAWAKENGKPWLVAKGFKGSAIIGEWQPFISEEDFLEQAFRLTINGETRQQGSPRDMTFSVRELLEYGVDVVGLGKGDLLFTGTPDGIGPLHEGDKLQLSLVSSGKVLHKSVVVGKS, from the coding sequence ATGAATATTATTTGTGTCGGGTTAAACTATGCGCTTCATGCGAAGGAAATGAAAAGTGCGGCACCATCGAAGCCGGTACTATTCAGTAAACCAAGTCATGCATTGGTAGAACAACCAGAGGAGATTGTGTTGCCGAAGGGGCGAGGCAGGGTCGACTATGAAGCAGAACTTGTGTTAAAGCTCAAAGATACGTATGAGACGGGCGCGGATTTAGCCGATTGTGTAGAGGCATTTACGCTTGGCCTTGACCTTACTCTGCGTGATGAGCAGGCTTGGGCGAAGGAAAACGGCAAGCCTTGGCTCGTTGCAAAAGGCTTTAAAGGCTCCGCTATTATTGGCGAGTGGCAGCCTTTTATCAGTGAAGAAGATTTTTTAGAGCAAGCGTTTAGACTCACGATTAATGGAGAAACAAGGCAACAGGGGTCACCACGTGATATGACGTTTTCTGTTAGAGAATTGTTAGAATACGGTGTTGATGTCGTTGGATTAGGAAAAGGAGACCTTCTCTTTACTGGCACACCAGACGGGATTGGCCCACTTCATGAGGGGGACAAATTGCAGCTGTCGTTAGTTAGCTCGGGTAAGGTGTTGCATAAGTCTGTTGTAGTCGGTAAGAGTTGA
- a CDS encoding DJ-1/PfpI family protein codes for MKKRTVGIYLFDDVEVLDFAGPFEVFSVTEIDGEQPFEVVTLSEDGEAIRAKNGLRVIPDYSLESAPALDIVVIPGGTGATSNEMNKPEVLDFVRAKAKQVELMASVCTGAFVLAEAGLLKGKRATTHWRRLDDLRERYPEIEVIKQTKFVDQGEILTAAGISSGIELSLHIVGRLYGKEVSKDTAKYMEYGEGSGS; via the coding sequence ATGAAAAAACGAACCGTTGGGATCTACTTATTTGATGATGTGGAAGTACTTGATTTTGCTGGACCGTTTGAAGTATTTTCTGTCACGGAGATTGATGGCGAGCAGCCGTTTGAGGTTGTAACGCTCTCGGAGGATGGGGAGGCGATTCGGGCTAAGAATGGGTTGCGGGTGATACCTGATTATTCATTGGAGTCTGCGCCAGCTTTGGACATAGTCGTTATACCTGGTGGTACTGGGGCGACGTCGAATGAAATGAATAAGCCAGAAGTGTTGGATTTTGTGCGCGCGAAGGCAAAGCAGGTAGAGCTGATGGCATCTGTTTGTACAGGTGCATTTGTGCTGGCTGAGGCTGGATTGCTTAAGGGCAAGCGAGCAACGACGCACTGGCGCAGATTAGATGATTTAAGAGAGCGATATCCTGAGATCGAGGTAATCAAGCAAACAAAGTTTGTTGATCAAGGAGAAATCTTAACAGCTGCCGGCATCTCGTCAGGCATTGAGCTTTCGTTACATATTGTTGGGCGTTTGTATGGCAAGGAAGTAAGTAAGGATACAGCCAAGTATATGGAATATGGGGAGGGGAGCGGATCATGA
- a CDS encoding phosphatase PAP2 family protein: protein MIQTEILRFLTSLQGPVLDSIAQVLTFLGNEEFYFLLIPLIFWCIHKQVGFQLFYIFLLSMYVNAFLKITFAVPRPIGVEGVQSLFVSSAEVGSHYPNDSFPSGHAQGSTTLWAYIAAVVRKPWFYAFAAVLILLIAVSRLYTGLHWPLDVLAGIALGVAFVAIGLFISAKVQKLPAFIVWTIIFILPIALVIFLPATEGYQYGGILLGASVGYMLERQTSNFTTSQSFGRKVVAYVIGILFTFGIQVGGKELLPATVEADAIRYGFIGLWITLLWPWSLVKLSIYKSGDSKKRRKKTR from the coding sequence ATGATTCAAACGGAGATACTTCGATTTCTTACCTCATTACAAGGGCCCGTTCTCGATTCCATTGCACAAGTCCTTACCTTTCTAGGCAATGAGGAATTTTATTTTTTACTTATCCCGCTCATTTTTTGGTGTATACATAAACAAGTTGGCTTTCAGCTCTTTTATATTTTCCTTTTATCCATGTATGTAAATGCATTTTTAAAGATTACGTTTGCTGTACCTAGACCAATTGGCGTAGAAGGCGTGCAATCGTTATTTGTTTCTTCTGCGGAAGTTGGTAGTCACTACCCAAATGATTCCTTCCCGAGCGGACATGCACAAGGCTCGACGACCCTTTGGGCTTATATCGCAGCTGTCGTGCGTAAGCCTTGGTTTTACGCATTTGCCGCCGTCCTCATCCTATTAATCGCTGTATCGCGGCTTTATACTGGCCTGCACTGGCCCTTAGATGTGCTCGCTGGTATTGCTTTAGGTGTAGCCTTTGTTGCAATTGGGCTTTTCATCTCCGCAAAGGTGCAAAAGCTTCCTGCCTTTATCGTGTGGACAATTATTTTCATCCTACCAATCGCGCTCGTTATTTTCCTCCCAGCGACGGAGGGGTATCAGTACGGCGGGATTCTGCTTGGCGCAAGCGTCGGATATATGCTCGAGCGCCAGACGAGCAACTTTACAACCTCTCAATCTTTTGGACGAAAAGTGGTAGCATATGTCATCGGCATTTTGTTTACATTTGGCATTCAAGTTGGCGGGAAAGAACTCTTACCTGCGACGGTTGAAGCGGACGCAATTAGATACGGATTTATTGGTTTATGGATCACGCTTTTATGGCCGTGGTCGCTTGTGAAGCTCTCGATTTATAAGAGTGGCGATAGTAAAAAAAGACGTAAAAAAACACGCTAG
- a CDS encoding potassium channel family protein has protein sequence MYRDLFFAELYAHKWMVIRLSVMVLFFICLAGLSVYLMEPESFPTIPDGMWWAFVTITTVGYGDLVPVTQGGRLIAVLLMLTGIALFSFFLANASVLSVVAKEELQQGKGYMKSAPALLIIGWNERTHYVIQHAKQRPIVIIDDTLSALQQSSPSIRYIRGNPCLDDTLLRANIKEAAKVIITANLHIAHNIADATSILTLISIKALHPKAFVVVEVISSAQEIHAVRAGADQVIVLSSKIGEYLTESLL, from the coding sequence GTGTATCGAGATCTGTTTTTTGCCGAGCTTTACGCTCATAAATGGATGGTGATTAGACTTAGCGTCATGGTCCTTTTTTTTATCTGTTTAGCAGGACTATCTGTTTATTTAATGGAGCCAGAGAGCTTTCCAACTATACCAGATGGGATGTGGTGGGCGTTTGTCACCATCACAACAGTTGGCTATGGAGATCTCGTGCCAGTTACTCAAGGCGGCAGACTAATAGCAGTTTTACTTATGCTAACAGGTATTGCACTGTTCTCCTTTTTTCTCGCCAATGCATCGGTACTATCTGTTGTTGCTAAAGAAGAATTACAGCAAGGGAAGGGTTATATGAAATCAGCGCCTGCACTACTCATAATTGGCTGGAATGAACGAACGCACTATGTCATTCAACACGCCAAACAACGACCAATCGTGATCATTGATGACACATTATCAGCGCTCCAACAATCGTCTCCATCTATCCGGTACATAAGGGGAAACCCTTGCCTAGACGACACGTTGCTCCGAGCGAATATAAAAGAAGCCGCAAAGGTGATCATCACGGCTAATCTTCACATTGCGCACAACATCGCGGATGCCACGAGCATTTTAACATTAATCTCGATCAAAGCTCTTCATCCGAAAGCATTTGTTGTTGTAGAAGTCATCTCAAGCGCGCAAGAAATTCACGCGGTTCGCGCTGGAGCTGATCAAGTCATTGTGTTGAGCTCAAAAATCGGCGAGTATTTAACGGAGTCTTTGCTTTAG
- a CDS encoding YugN family protein: MIMLSSEMTGKSMTMKELRSCLEPVGFELGGGWDYDHGYMDHQLEAHGTYLYVRIPFKAKGEEDISSSHAHVEIGEPFLLNHEYQDGLDDFAQDPNPLLNQFSEPKNKDGAFPESYVEAGKAKLKEAETAILH; encoded by the coding sequence ATGATCATGTTGAGTAGTGAGATGACGGGTAAATCGATGACGATGAAGGAATTGCGCTCATGCTTGGAGCCGGTGGGATTTGAGCTTGGGGGAGGCTGGGACTACGATCATGGATACATGGATCACCAGCTAGAGGCGCATGGAACATATTTATACGTGCGGATTCCATTTAAAGCAAAGGGAGAGGAGGATATCAGCTCCTCTCATGCACACGTCGAGATTGGGGAGCCATTCTTACTAAACCACGAATATCAGGATGGGTTAGATGACTTTGCGCAGGATCCAAATCCCTTATTAAATCAATTCTCGGAGCCGAAGAACAAGGATGGCGCGTTCCCAGAATCCTATGTCGAGGCAGGAAAGGCGAAGCTAAAAGAAGCGGAGACGGCCATTCTCCACTAA
- a CDS encoding glucose-6-phosphate isomerase codes for MSTIKLDYSNTLLKEHEVTNLQDAVTKAHDALHNGTGAGNDFLGWIDLPVNYDKEEFNRIQKSAEKIKSDSDVLLVIGIGGSYLGARAAIEALTHTFYNELSGEQRKTPQIFYVGNNISSTYAKHLLEAIEGKDVSINVISKSGTTTEPAIAFRIFRDYIEKKYGVEEARKRIYATTDKARGALKQLATEEGYESFVIPDDVGGRFSIFTAVGLLPIAAAGLDIESMMQGAAAAREASADSDLATNETYQYAAVRNALYNKGKTIELMVNYEPALHYVGEWWKQLYGESEGKDGKGIFPAAADFSTDLHSLGQYVQDGRRDLFETVLHVTNEKESMTIEEAAQDLDGLNYLAGKSMGFVNDKAYQGTLLAHLDGGVPNIILEIPELTEYHFGYLIYFFEKACAVSGYLLGVNPFDQPGVEDYKRNMFALLGKPGFEAEKAELEKRLTGK; via the coding sequence ATGAGTACGATTAAACTCGACTATTCAAACACACTTTTAAAGGAGCACGAGGTAACGAATTTGCAGGATGCCGTTACAAAGGCTCACGATGCGCTACATAACGGTACTGGTGCTGGCAACGACTTCTTAGGCTGGATTGACCTGCCTGTAAACTACGACAAAGAGGAGTTCAACCGTATTCAAAAATCCGCAGAAAAGATTAAGTCTGACTCGGATGTGCTACTTGTTATCGGAATCGGTGGCTCTTACTTAGGCGCGCGTGCGGCGATCGAGGCTTTAACTCACACGTTCTATAACGAGCTATCAGGCGAGCAGCGCAAAACGCCTCAAATCTTTTATGTAGGAAACAACATTAGCTCTACGTACGCAAAGCATTTACTAGAAGCAATCGAGGGGAAAGACGTATCGATTAACGTTATCTCTAAATCAGGTACGACAACGGAGCCTGCGATCGCTTTCCGTATTTTCCGTGACTACATCGAGAAGAAATATGGGGTAGAAGAAGCTCGCAAGCGCATTTATGCGACAACTGATAAAGCGCGCGGAGCATTAAAGCAGCTTGCAACAGAGGAAGGCTACGAGTCGTTTGTTATTCCTGATGATGTAGGTGGACGCTTCTCGATCTTTACTGCAGTTGGACTACTTCCAATCGCAGCGGCTGGTCTAGACATTGAGAGCATGATGCAAGGGGCAGCCGCAGCGCGCGAGGCGAGTGCAGACAGCGACTTAGCAACGAACGAAACGTATCAGTATGCTGCGGTTCGTAATGCTCTTTATAACAAAGGAAAGACAATTGAGCTTATGGTGAACTATGAGCCAGCGCTACACTATGTAGGAGAGTGGTGGAAGCAGCTTTACGGCGAGTCTGAAGGGAAAGACGGCAAAGGTATTTTCCCAGCAGCAGCGGACTTCTCAACGGATCTGCACTCCCTTGGCCAATACGTGCAGGATGGACGTCGTGATTTATTCGAGACCGTTCTTCACGTAACAAACGAGAAGGAGTCTATGACGATTGAGGAAGCGGCACAAGACCTTGACGGACTAAACTACCTAGCTGGTAAGTCCATGGGCTTCGTTAACGACAAGGCGTATCAAGGAACGTTACTTGCGCACCTTGACGGTGGCGTACCGAATATCATTTTAGAAATTCCTGAGCTAACAGAGTATCACTTCGGATATCTCATTTACTTCTTTGAGAAAGCATGTGCGGTGAGCGGATATTTACTAGGTGTAAATCCATTTGATCAGCCAGGAGTAGAAGATTACAAGCGCAACATGTTTGCGCTACTAGGAAAGCCTGGCTTTGAAGCAGAAAAAGCAGAGCTTGAAAAGCGATTAACAGGTAAATAA
- a CDS encoding iron-containing alcohol dehydrogenase → MDNFIYQNPTKLIFGQDQVEEQLINQLKPLGKRVLLVYGGGSIKKNGLYDQVTTLLTNNDFTVHELAGVEPNPRLSTVRKGVELSKEHDIDVLLAVGGGSVIDCTKAIAAGAKYEGDAWDLITKKAPVEAALPFGTILTLAATGSEMNSGSVITNWETHEKYGWGSPLTFPTFSILDPKNTLSVPKDQTIYGIVDMMTHVLEQYFHQQDNTPLQERMCEAVLKTVIDAGPGLVENLDDLARRETILYAGTIALNGTLQMGTRGDWASHNIEHAVSAVYDIPHAGGLAILFPEWLRYHKELGQRKLVQLATRVFDIDPAGKSDEELADTGINALADFWQSLGAPSKLADYDIDDSQIDSMAEKAMARGPFGNFNQLHKKDVEAILQASL, encoded by the coding sequence TTGGATAATTTTATTTATCAAAATCCAACTAAATTAATTTTTGGACAGGATCAGGTAGAGGAGCAATTAATCAATCAACTTAAGCCGCTTGGCAAGAGAGTATTACTTGTATATGGCGGAGGAAGTATTAAAAAGAATGGTCTTTATGATCAAGTAACGACATTACTTACAAATAATGATTTTACTGTACATGAGCTTGCAGGAGTGGAGCCGAATCCACGACTATCAACGGTTAGAAAAGGCGTTGAGCTAAGTAAAGAGCATGATATTGATGTGCTTTTAGCTGTTGGTGGCGGATCGGTGATCGATTGTACGAAGGCGATTGCTGCTGGAGCGAAGTATGAAGGGGATGCATGGGATCTTATTACGAAAAAAGCCCCTGTTGAAGCGGCATTACCGTTTGGAACAATCCTTACGCTTGCGGCAACTGGTTCGGAGATGAACTCTGGATCCGTTATTACAAATTGGGAAACGCACGAGAAGTACGGATGGGGGAGCCCACTTACATTCCCTACGTTCTCCATTTTAGACCCTAAAAATACGCTAAGTGTGCCAAAGGATCAGACGATTTATGGAATCGTCGATATGATGACACACGTGTTAGAACAATATTTTCACCAGCAGGACAATACGCCATTGCAAGAGCGCATGTGTGAGGCTGTGCTAAAGACAGTCATTGATGCTGGGCCAGGGCTTGTCGAGAATTTGGACGACCTTGCTCGTCGTGAAACGATTTTATACGCAGGTACGATTGCATTAAACGGTACGCTACAGATGGGTACGCGCGGCGACTGGGCGTCTCATAACATCGAGCACGCTGTATCCGCTGTGTATGATATACCGCACGCGGGCGGACTAGCGATTCTGTTCCCTGAATGGCTTCGTTACCACAAGGAGCTTGGACAACGTAAGCTTGTTCAGTTAGCGACTCGTGTGTTTGATATTGACCCGGCAGGCAAGTCTGACGAGGAGCTTGCAGATACTGGTATTAACGCGCTTGCAGACTTCTGGCAGAGCTTAGGTGCTCCGTCTAAGTTAGCGGATTATGACATTGATGATAGTCAAATCGATTCGATGGCTGAAAAAGCGATGGCACGTGGACCATTTGGTAACTTTAATCAACTACACAAAAAAGATGTCGAAGCAATTCTTCAGGCATCGCTCTAA
- a CDS encoding DUF378 domain-containing protein, giving the protein MNGLQKTALTLVIIGAINWGLIGFFRFDLVAAIFGGQAAGLSRFIYALVGLAGLYCISLLFKPSEEYEEIPEPQRT; this is encoded by the coding sequence ATGAACGGTCTTCAAAAAACGGCGCTTACATTGGTGATCATCGGAGCAATTAACTGGGGTCTTATCGGCTTTTTCCGTTTTGATTTAGTTGCTGCGATCTTCGGCGGTCAAGCGGCTGGTCTATCTAGGTTCATTTATGCTCTCGTTGGTTTAGCAGGTCTTTACTGTATCTCCTTATTATTTAAACCCTCTGAGGAGTACGAAGAAATCCCCGAACCACAGCGTACGTAA
- the yugI gene encoding S1 domain-containing post-transcriptional regulator GSP13: MSGQYEVGTIVEGKVTGIKPFGAFVALDSQKQGLVHISHVAHGYVKDINDELSVGDEVKVKILSVDAESGKISLSIKETQPKPERTERPRPQGGGGNRGGAGGGGKRPQGNSQQGQAQGFNTLEDKLKEWLKQSNEIQADLNKRIKK, encoded by the coding sequence ATGTCAGGTCAATACGAAGTAGGAACTATCGTTGAAGGAAAAGTAACAGGAATTAAACCTTTCGGTGCATTTGTTGCATTAGACAGCCAAAAGCAAGGTCTCGTACACATCTCTCACGTAGCTCACGGTTACGTTAAAGATATTAACGATGAGCTATCCGTTGGGGATGAAGTAAAGGTAAAGATTCTTTCTGTAGACGCTGAGTCTGGTAAGATTTCTCTATCTATTAAAGAGACTCAACCAAAGCCTGAGCGCACTGAGCGCCCACGCCCACAAGGCGGCGGTGGCAACCGTGGAGGAGCTGGTGGCGGCGGTAAGCGTCCACAAGGCAACTCTCAGCAAGGTCAAGCTCAAGGATTCAACACTCTAGAAGACAAGCTAAAAGAATGGTTGAAGCAGTCTAACGAGATCCAAGCTGATCTAAACAAGCGCATCAAAAAGTAA
- a CDS encoding aminotransferase produces the protein MTTTNTNHGVKLSQAVTSIEPSGIRRFFDLASSMDNIISLGVGEPDFVTPWNVREASIHSLERGMTAYTANAGIMELREAIATYLDTRFNTTYDPASEIVVTVGASEGIDLAIRAVLDPGDEILIVEPCFVSYAPLVKLAGATPVPVPTSMQNNFEVSVADIESRLTDKTKAIMLSFPNNPTGAVMGRKSLEDLSHLLIKHDLVVFSDEIYAELSYDEGHVSTAAIDGLWERTILISGFSKSFAMTGWRVGYVAAPEEYAKAMLKIHQYSMMCASTMAQYAALEAMTNGQVEMDEMITSYRQRRNFFVKSLREAGLSCHTPGGAFYAFPSIRSTGLSSEEFAERLLLEQRVAVVPGHVFGEGGEGHIRCSYAASMSQLEIAVERIAAFVKSLDK, from the coding sequence ATGACCACGACAAATACGAATCATGGAGTCAAGCTGTCCCAGGCGGTAACGAGCATTGAGCCGTCAGGAATTAGACGATTCTTTGACTTAGCGTCTTCGATGGATAATATTATCTCGTTAGGCGTTGGGGAGCCTGATTTTGTCACGCCATGGAACGTCCGTGAAGCGAGTATCCACTCGTTAGAGCGTGGGATGACGGCTTACACGGCAAATGCCGGGATAATGGAGCTACGTGAGGCGATTGCAACGTATTTAGACACGCGCTTTAATACAACTTACGATCCCGCATCGGAGATTGTTGTGACAGTCGGTGCGAGTGAGGGAATTGACCTTGCGATTCGCGCAGTCTTAGATCCAGGCGATGAGATTTTAATCGTAGAGCCATGCTTTGTCTCTTATGCTCCGCTCGTAAAGCTTGCTGGAGCAACGCCAGTGCCAGTACCTACGTCGATGCAAAATAATTTTGAAGTCAGCGTAGCAGATATCGAGTCACGTTTGACGGATAAGACGAAGGCAATCATGCTATCTTTCCCAAACAATCCGACTGGTGCCGTTATGGGAAGAAAATCGTTAGAAGACCTTTCTCACTTATTAATTAAACATGACTTAGTTGTCTTTTCCGATGAGATTTACGCGGAGCTTTCATACGATGAGGGACACGTAAGTACGGCAGCGATCGATGGCTTATGGGAGCGGACGATTCTGATTTCCGGTTTTTCTAAATCGTTTGCAATGACTGGTTGGCGCGTGGGATATGTAGCAGCGCCAGAGGAATATGCGAAGGCGATGCTTAAGATTCATCAGTATTCAATGATGTGTGCGTCTACGATGGCGCAGTATGCCGCGCTTGAGGCGATGACAAACGGCCAAGTAGAAATGGATGAAATGATTACGAGCTATCGACAGCGACGTAACTTTTTTGTGAAGTCGTTGCGTGAAGCGGGATTAAGCTGTCATACTCCAGGTGGTGCGTTTTACGCATTCCCATCGATTCGATCTACAGGGCTAAGCTCCGAGGAATTCGCCGAGCGATTGTTGCTTGAGCAACGTGTAGCGGTAGTGCCTGGACATGTTTTTGGAGAAGGTGGAGAAGGACATATTAGATGCTCGTACGCAGCGTCTATGTCACAGCTAGAAATCGCGGTAGAACGCATTGCAGCATTTGTGAAAAGCTTAGATAAATAA